The following are encoded together in the Bacillus sp. V2I10 genome:
- a CDS encoding response regulator transcription factor, giving the protein MKTRIAIIDDHQLFREGVKRILDFEPSFEVVSEGDDGEDALAIVEDSKPDVVIMDINMPKVNGVEATKQLVESNPETKVIILSIHDDENYVTHALKTGARGYLLKEMDADTLIEAVKVVSDGGSYLHPKVTHNLVNEFRRLATSGSGGGTTTITTEIRRPLHILTRRECEVLQMLADGKSNRGIGEALFISEKTVKNHVSNILQKMNVNDRTQAVVVAIKNGWVEVR; this is encoded by the coding sequence ATGAAGACAAGAATTGCGATTATCGATGATCACCAATTATTCCGAGAAGGCGTTAAACGAATCTTGGATTTCGAACCAAGCTTTGAAGTTGTATCAGAAGGCGATGACGGCGAAGATGCATTAGCCATCGTTGAAGACAGCAAGCCTGATGTTGTCATCATGGACATCAACATGCCGAAAGTAAACGGCGTGGAAGCTACAAAACAGCTGGTGGAATCAAATCCGGAAACAAAAGTAATCATCCTGTCGATTCACGACGATGAGAACTATGTAACTCACGCTTTGAAAACAGGCGCTCGTGGCTATCTGTTAAAAGAAATGGATGCTGACACACTGATCGAAGCTGTAAAAGTCGTTTCTGATGGCGGTTCATACTTGCATCCTAAAGTAACACATAACCTTGTGAATGAATTCAGACGTCTTGCTACAAGCGGATCAGGCGGAGGCACAACAACCATCACGACTGAAATCAGACGTCCATTACATATTTTAACTCGCCGTGAATGTGAAGTGCTGCAAATGCTTGCGGACGGAAAAAGCAACCGCGGCATCGGCGAAGCCCTTTTCATCAGTGAAAAAACAGTTAAGAATCACGTAAGCAACATTCTTCAAAAAATGAACGTAAATGACCGTACTCAAGCAGTAGTCGTTGCCATCAAAAACGGCTGGGTGGAAGTGCGATAA
- a CDS encoding DegV family protein: MKTAIVTDSTSYIPKETRERLNIQMIPLSVIFGGEVYQEEVEITAADFYEEVKNRGELPTTSQPSAGKFVELFEELSKEYDAVISVHLSSGISGTFNGAVSAGQMVDDIDVYAFDSEVSCMVQGFYAIEAAELAAEGKTPEEIMTRLNEVKKSIQAYFMVDDLAHLQRGGRLSGAQALIGSLLQVKPILHFVDKLIVPFEKIRTRKKAINRIYELFNEVAGAGDPMRAVIIHANRPDEAQQMKEELEAKYPHVEYSISYFGPVIGTHLGEGAMGLGWYKR, from the coding sequence ATGAAAACGGCAATAGTTACGGATAGCACATCTTATATTCCAAAAGAAACACGTGAGCGGTTAAATATTCAGATGATTCCGCTGAGCGTGATTTTTGGCGGGGAAGTATACCAGGAGGAAGTTGAAATAACCGCTGCAGACTTTTACGAAGAAGTCAAAAATAGAGGCGAGCTTCCGACTACGTCACAGCCGTCTGCTGGCAAATTTGTTGAATTATTTGAAGAACTTTCTAAGGAATATGATGCAGTGATCAGTGTTCATTTATCAAGCGGAATCAGCGGAACATTCAACGGAGCTGTATCAGCTGGTCAAATGGTCGATGACATTGATGTTTATGCATTCGATTCGGAAGTGAGCTGCATGGTTCAGGGATTTTATGCCATTGAGGCAGCTGAGCTTGCTGCAGAAGGCAAGACACCTGAGGAAATAATGACACGTCTAAACGAAGTAAAAAAATCAATTCAAGCTTATTTCATGGTAGATGATTTAGCACATCTTCAGCGCGGCGGACGTTTAAGCGGCGCACAGGCACTGATCGGCAGCCTGCTGCAGGTAAAGCCAATCCTGCATTTTGTCGATAAACTGATCGTCCCTTTTGAAAAAATCCGCACACGCAAAAAAGCAATCAACCGCATTTATGAGCTTTTCAATGAAGTCGCTGGCGCTGGAGACCCGATGCGCGCGGTCATCATTCATGCCAATCGCCCGGATGAAGCTCAGCAAATGAAAGAAGAACTTGAAGCAAAGTATCCCCATGTAGAATACTCCATCAGCTATTTCGGACCGGTTATCGGCACGCATTTAGGTGAAGGTGCCATGGGACTTGGGTGGTATAAGAGATAA
- a CDS encoding Myb-like DNA-binding domain-containing protein — translation MQEIDLQKRAYRHWTTLEDKKLMDLRKQGVKFRDIASQLNRTPISVEKRFRKIEKTKFNEE, via the coding sequence ATGCAGGAAATTGACTTACAGAAACGCGCCTACCGTCATTGGACAACATTAGAGGACAAAAAGTTAATGGACTTAAGAAAGCAAGGTGTTAAATTCCGGGATATTGCAAGTCAGCTAAACCGAACACCCATCAGTGTGGAAAAAAGATTCAGAAAAATCGAAAAAACCAAGTTCAATGAAGAATGA
- a CDS encoding DEAD/DEAH box helicase, which produces MKFHIHNGLLKPTENNKEGLPISKHRLRVSQINPSFTYSNDLQKHLQGRKLLIDEIPFPFEIIHRHYENGYIEYEYGLEKTNNRLRCNRCNNSDQSLIGSFKCARCGEHCSYCRSCILMGRVSECTPLLRWAGPESHIQQTKFKAMHWEGKLSREQQKGSDRMLHALKNQSDLLIWAVCGAGKTEMLFKGIEQALLENKQVCIATPRMDVVLELAPRLQSVFPQAEIAALYGGSEDRFKQANLTISTTHQLLRFEQTFDLMVIDEVDAFPYSADQSLQFAAGRARKEQSSLIYLTATPSSSLKKKIANQVKIPQRYHGHPLPVPVFSWCGNYKRALQKDKLPLNVQEWISSHLDSKKQAFLFVPSIPLLEETTALLKKQDPLIEGVYAEDPARKEKVQRFRDGVLPIIITTTILERGVTIPNSDVAVLGAEDNVFTESTLVQIAGRVGRSAKHPSGDVRFFHYGKTEAMIRAKKHIQMMNTEAKRVTL; this is translated from the coding sequence ATGAAATTCCACATACATAACGGATTGTTGAAACCCACAGAGAATAACAAAGAAGGATTGCCCATTTCAAAGCATCGCCTCCGTGTTAGCCAAATCAATCCATCGTTTACATATTCCAATGACCTCCAAAAACACCTTCAGGGAAGAAAGCTGCTCATAGATGAAATTCCATTTCCGTTCGAAATCATACACCGGCATTATGAAAACGGCTATATTGAGTATGAGTATGGCTTGGAGAAAACAAATAACCGGCTTAGATGCAATCGCTGCAACAACAGTGATCAAAGCTTGATCGGATCCTTTAAGTGTGCAAGGTGCGGTGAACATTGCTCGTATTGCCGCTCCTGCATTCTTATGGGAAGAGTCAGTGAATGCACGCCATTACTTAGGTGGGCTGGTCCTGAATCACACATTCAGCAAACAAAATTTAAGGCGATGCACTGGGAAGGAAAGCTATCAAGAGAGCAGCAAAAAGGGTCAGACCGAATGCTGCATGCGCTGAAAAATCAAAGTGATTTGCTGATTTGGGCTGTATGCGGTGCAGGGAAAACAGAAATGCTTTTCAAAGGAATTGAACAAGCTTTATTAGAGAACAAGCAAGTCTGCATCGCTACGCCGCGCATGGATGTTGTCCTGGAACTTGCCCCAAGGCTTCAGTCCGTTTTTCCTCAAGCGGAAATTGCTGCTCTATATGGAGGGAGCGAAGACCGATTTAAGCAGGCTAACCTCACCATATCCACGACTCACCAGCTTCTCCGTTTTGAACAAACGTTTGATTTAATGGTCATAGATGAAGTAGACGCATTTCCTTACTCAGCTGATCAAAGTCTTCAGTTTGCTGCGGGACGGGCAAGAAAAGAACAAAGCTCCCTCATCTATTTAACGGCAACACCTTCCAGCAGCCTGAAGAAAAAGATTGCCAATCAAGTCAAAATCCCTCAAAGATACCACGGTCATCCGCTTCCTGTACCTGTCTTTTCATGGTGCGGGAATTATAAAAGGGCTCTTCAAAAAGACAAACTCCCATTAAACGTTCAAGAATGGATTTCCTCCCATTTGGATTCAAAAAAACAAGCCTTTCTATTCGTTCCATCCATACCGTTATTAGAAGAAACGACGGCTCTATTAAAAAAGCAGGATCCTTTAATAGAAGGGGTTTATGCAGAAGATCCTGCTCGTAAAGAAAAGGTTCAGCGCTTCCGAGATGGAGTGCTTCCCATTATTATTACCACCACTATTTTAGAAAGAGGAGTCACCATTCCTAATTCTGATGTCGCTGTGCTGGGAGCAGAGGACAATGTTTTTACAGAGAGTACGCTGGTGCAAATTGCCGGCCGAGTCGGCAGAAGTGCGAAGCACCCAAGCGGAGATGTGCGATTTTTTCATTACGGTAAAACAGAAGCGATGATTCGTGCCAAAAAGCATATCCAAATGATGAATACTGAGGCGAAAAGAGTGACTTTGTAA
- a CDS encoding late competence development ComFB family protein, translating into MVVNAMERIMVDLLDEYKAALQMNCMCEECLNDVLALVLNRVQPRYVTNPDKVAYVKAEFVDKQQMTTLIVKLAECAKMVSDTPKCETYVRGE; encoded by the coding sequence GTGGTAGTTAATGCGATGGAACGAATCATGGTCGATTTATTAGATGAATATAAGGCTGCTCTGCAGATGAATTGTATGTGTGAGGAATGCTTAAATGACGTGCTTGCCCTTGTTTTAAACAGGGTTCAGCCGAGATACGTAACCAACCCGGATAAGGTTGCTTATGTGAAAGCAGAATTTGTTGACAAACAGCAAATGACGACTTTAATTGTCAAATTAGCAGAATGTGCAAAGATGGTCTCCGATACACCGAAGTGCGAAACTTATGTCAGAGGTGAGTAA
- a CDS encoding ComF family protein, whose protein sequence is MNRCLICQGELEKAVSWRSVFFLDEQESACCADCSSKLCLIEGTVCPMCDRPQSEAKACFDCERWQADPVFGSVLASNHSVYQYNEFMKDLIARYKYRGDAQLADLFYEPFRNVFSKHFSKNSLLVPIPLSKERLYERGFNQARLLADLLNARVHEPLMRIHLEKQSKKTRTERLQTENVFFINGNSEFSGQNLLLIDDIYTTGTTIRHAAKLLIDHGAESVSSLTLVRG, encoded by the coding sequence ATGAACAGATGTCTTATTTGCCAGGGTGAGCTTGAAAAAGCTGTATCCTGGAGGAGCGTATTTTTTTTAGATGAACAAGAGAGTGCATGCTGTGCTGATTGTTCATCTAAGCTCTGTTTGATTGAAGGTACTGTATGTCCAATGTGCGATCGGCCCCAGTCTGAGGCAAAAGCTTGCTTTGACTGTGAAAGATGGCAAGCAGATCCCGTGTTTGGCAGCGTCCTTGCGAGTAATCATTCTGTTTATCAGTATAATGAATTTATGAAAGATTTAATCGCCAGATACAAATATAGAGGCGATGCACAATTAGCTGACCTCTTTTACGAGCCCTTTCGAAACGTCTTCTCTAAGCATTTCTCAAAGAATTCCCTTCTTGTCCCCATTCCTCTCAGTAAAGAGCGGCTTTATGAACGCGGATTCAATCAGGCACGCTTGCTTGCTGACTTGCTCAATGCCCGAGTTCACGAACCTCTCATGCGTATCCACTTAGAAAAACAATCCAAGAAAACAAGAACTGAACGCCTGCAGACTGAAAATGTTTTTTTTATAAATGGCAACTCTGAATTTTCCGGACAAAACCTTCTTCTGATTGACGATATTTATACAACAGGAACCACGATCAGACACGCAGCCAAACTGCTTATCGACCATGGTGCCGAAAGTGTTTCTTCTCTTACGCTCGTTCGAGGCTAA
- a CDS encoding TIGR03826 family flagellar region protein, which translates to MGELSNCPECYQLFVKTQFKTVCDACYKEEERKFEVVYGFIKQSKNRTATLSNVEEHTGVEEELILKFIRQGRIQLANFPNLGYPCQKCGKLIRENKLCISCGKDIKTQLFELEQEEERRQKVTEKQATYYTFQTKNN; encoded by the coding sequence ATGGGAGAACTATCGAACTGTCCGGAATGCTACCAGCTATTTGTGAAAACACAATTTAAAACGGTTTGTGATGCATGTTATAAAGAAGAAGAACGTAAATTCGAAGTCGTTTACGGTTTTATAAAGCAGAGTAAAAATCGAACAGCAACTCTATCAAATGTCGAAGAGCATACGGGAGTTGAAGAGGAGCTGATTCTGAAATTTATCAGACAGGGCAGAATTCAGCTCGCCAACTTCCCGAACCTCGGTTATCCTTGTCAGAAATGCGGAAAGCTGATCAGAGAAAATAAGCTTTGTATTTCTTGCGGAAAAGACATTAAAACTCAGCTGTTTGAATTAGAACAGGAAGAAGAACGCCGGCAAAAAGTCACAGAGAAGCAGGCGACCTACTATACCTTTCAGACTAAAAATAACTAA
- the flgM gene encoding flagellar biosynthesis anti-sigma factor FlgM — MKINHLNSAGINPYKRTAEKQQEAAQQAKKQDKVEISTKAKELQQQNAIDQARQEKVAAIKKQVETGTYTIDPKAIANSVIKHYQK; from the coding sequence ATGAAGATCAATCACTTAAACTCAGCAGGGATAAATCCTTATAAACGAACGGCAGAGAAGCAGCAGGAAGCAGCGCAGCAGGCTAAAAAGCAGGATAAGGTTGAAATATCAACAAAGGCAAAAGAGCTTCAGCAGCAAAATGCCATTGACCAGGCACGGCAAGAAAAGGTAGCTGCAATAAAAAAGCAAGTAGAAACCGGCACCTATACCATTGATCCAAAAGCTATCGCAAACAGCGTCATCAAGCATTACCAAAAATAG
- a CDS encoding flagellar protein FlgN, which produces MSAQSLILKLEKLLGLNRQLYQLAQTKTEALKTEDLTVLQQTLKQEQIYVQAIKQVENERIGLASAYLNREDDLTLSACMEKAEGADKEKFSDLFQSLTDVMEKLKNANKLNQHLTIQALQFVSLSLDMLMPKEQSPAYKPPGGTATEPKRRSLFDSKA; this is translated from the coding sequence GTGTCAGCACAGTCATTAATTCTAAAGCTTGAGAAGCTGCTCGGGCTGAATCGGCAGCTATACCAATTAGCGCAAACAAAAACAGAAGCCTTGAAAACAGAAGACCTGACTGTGTTGCAGCAAACACTCAAGCAGGAACAAATCTATGTACAGGCCATCAAGCAAGTGGAAAATGAACGGATCGGTCTTGCTTCGGCTTATTTAAACAGGGAAGATGACTTAACTTTATCGGCATGCATGGAAAAAGCAGAGGGAGCAGATAAAGAAAAATTTTCTGATCTTTTTCAGTCATTAACAGATGTAATGGAAAAGCTGAAGAACGCCAATAAGCTGAATCAGCATCTTACCATCCAGGCCCTGCAGTTTGTCTCCTTATCATTGGATATGCTGATGCCAAAGGAACAATCTCCAGCCTATAAGCCTCCGGGCGGAACGGCTACAGAACCGAAACGAAGATCTTTATTTGACTCAAAAGCCTAA
- the flgK gene encoding flagellar hook-associated protein FlgK codes for MRSTFSGLEIAKRGMFTQQSALNTTGHNIANANTPGYTRQRVNFVQTEAYPAPSMNRPEYPGQIGTGVEAGTIERVRDSFLDTQFRYENNKVGYWDSRADSLLKMEEIMNEPSETGLSKSFDRFWQSMQDLALNPANAGARAVVRERGAAVAETFQYLSTSLKAVQGELKSELEVSTKEINSLANQINSINKQISEIEPHGYLANDLYDERDRLLDQLSGLANIKISNEKSGGNSLAVAEGSVTIESMDANGKSLGTLVDGKSKSVNELSIGFSSDNGLVDSVSIGSNAIDVKEFGSVGEIRGLIDSYGYNSDGSANGLYPEMLRQLNELAYSFATEVNKVQEAGYSIKRIEENGSSSTQFFDFTNMTDPPKDAASMLTLHQSIIDSTDNIAASSNGNMGDGKNALALAEVKNQTFTIGGKTTTIQDFYESLIGGMAVDAQEANRLVSNSDVLRSAVDQRRQSVSAVSLDEEMTNMIQFQHAYNASAKMISLQDEMLDTIINGLRR; via the coding sequence ATGCGCTCGACTTTTTCAGGACTTGAAATTGCAAAAAGAGGAATGTTTACACAGCAAAGCGCCTTAAACACAACTGGACATAATATTGCAAACGCCAACACGCCCGGCTACACAAGACAGCGTGTTAATTTTGTACAGACTGAGGCATACCCTGCACCATCCATGAACCGCCCTGAGTATCCGGGCCAAATTGGAACAGGCGTTGAAGCGGGAACAATCGAGCGGGTGAGAGACAGCTTTCTCGATACACAATTTCGCTACGAAAATAACAAAGTAGGATACTGGGATTCTCGTGCTGATTCTCTTTTGAAAATGGAAGAAATCATGAACGAACCATCTGAAACAGGCCTTTCTAAAAGCTTTGACCGCTTCTGGCAGTCCATGCAGGACCTCGCATTGAATCCTGCAAATGCAGGTGCACGTGCGGTTGTCCGCGAACGCGGGGCTGCAGTAGCAGAAACGTTTCAATACTTATCGACTTCACTTAAAGCTGTTCAAGGAGAACTGAAAAGTGAATTAGAGGTATCGACAAAAGAAATCAACTCACTTGCAAACCAGATTAACAGCATCAATAAACAAATCTCTGAAATCGAACCGCATGGCTACTTGGCAAACGATCTGTACGATGAGCGCGATCGTCTTCTTGATCAGCTATCAGGTCTGGCTAACATCAAGATTTCAAACGAAAAGAGCGGAGGAAACTCGCTTGCTGTTGCAGAAGGATCTGTAACGATTGAAAGCATGGATGCTAACGGTAAATCACTTGGAACTTTAGTAGATGGCAAGAGTAAATCTGTTAATGAATTAAGCATCGGATTTTCTTCTGATAATGGATTAGTAGACTCGGTTTCGATAGGCTCAAATGCTATAGATGTTAAAGAATTTGGAAGCGTCGGCGAAATTCGCGGGTTAATTGATTCCTACGGCTACAATTCAGACGGTTCCGCAAATGGATTGTATCCGGAGATGCTCAGGCAGCTTAATGAACTGGCATACAGCTTTGCGACAGAAGTAAACAAAGTTCAGGAAGCGGGGTACAGCATCAAGCGGATTGAAGAAAATGGGTCAAGCAGTACACAGTTTTTTGATTTTACTAACATGACAGATCCGCCTAAAGATGCAGCGTCTATGTTAACCCTTCATCAATCTATCATAGACTCAACTGATAACATTGCCGCATCTTCAAACGGCAATATGGGTGATGGGAAAAATGCGCTTGCGCTTGCAGAAGTGAAAAATCAAACCTTCACAATCGGCGGGAAAACGACAACCATCCAGGATTTCTATGAAAGCTTAATCGGAGGCATGGCCGTTGACGCACAGGAAGCAAACCGTCTGGTAAGCAACAGTGATGTGCTCCGTTCTGCAGTTGACCAGCGCCGTCAATCTGTCAGTGCTGTATCACTGGATGAAGAGATGACAAACATGATCCAATTCCAGCACGCATACAACGCTTCAGCAAAAATGATTTCATTGCAGGATGAAATGCTCGATACAATTATTAACGGACTAAGAAGGTAG
- the flgL gene encoding flagellar hook-associated protein FlgL, whose product MRVTQSMLAGNSLRNLSKSYEKMGTYQDQLATGKKINRPSDDPVVAMKGMHYRTNLTEVEQYQRNISEAYQWMENSEAGIEQGTQVLQRVRELMVQASNGTNSPEDLKAIGAEMKQLKEDLVGSANTQVAGNYIFNGTQTKEAPVTLNADGTVTVNIDKSPFEIEVSKGVQLKANINSDNVFSEDLFAVMGSIEKALSSGDASGLDGLLSDLDGKMDSMSAERAELGARYNRLELIEDRVGKQEIVSTRILSENEDADLEKVIMDLTAQESIHRAALSVGARIIQPTLMDFLR is encoded by the coding sequence ATGCGCGTAACTCAAAGCATGCTCGCAGGCAACTCGCTCCGCAACCTAAGCAAAAGCTATGAAAAAATGGGCACCTACCAGGACCAGCTCGCAACCGGCAAAAAAATCAACCGTCCTTCAGATGATCCTGTTGTCGCCATGAAGGGAATGCACTATCGCACAAACTTAACCGAAGTCGAACAATACCAGCGCAACATCTCTGAGGCCTATCAGTGGATGGAGAACTCAGAAGCGGGAATTGAGCAGGGCACACAAGTTCTTCAGCGAGTGCGTGAACTGATGGTTCAGGCCAGTAATGGAACGAACAGCCCTGAAGACTTAAAGGCGATTGGCGCTGAAATGAAGCAGCTGAAGGAAGATTTGGTTGGATCTGCGAATACGCAGGTGGCAGGGAATTATATTTTTAACGGTACACAGACGAAAGAAGCGCCTGTTACTCTTAACGCTGATGGAACAGTAACAGTAAACATTGATAAATCACCATTTGAAATTGAGGTTTCTAAGGGTGTTCAATTGAAAGCGAATATTAATTCTGACAATGTTTTCAGTGAGGACTTATTTGCGGTGATGGGTTCCATTGAAAAGGCGTTAAGTTCTGGTGACGCATCTGGATTAGACGGATTGCTTTCTGACCTTGACGGTAAAATGGACTCAATGTCAGCGGAACGTGCAGAACTAGGAGCCAGATACAATCGCCTGGAGCTTATTGAAGATCGAGTGGGAAAACAAGAGATTGTTTCAACACGAATTCTATCTGAGAACGAAGATGCTGATTTAGAAAAGGTAATCATGGATTTAACTGCACAAGAAAGTATCCATCGGGCTGCATTATCAGTCGGCGCAAGAATCATTCAGCCAACGTTAATGGACTTTTTAAGATAA
- the fliW gene encoding flagellar assembly protein FliW — MLIQTKYHGEVTIDEAHKITFEHGIPGFIEEKNFILLPLEEGSSFFILQSIQSQNTAFVVTSPFFFFKDYEFDLDKSSKELLMIESPNDVEVYVILTVSDPFTNSTANLQGPLILNKGKRLGKQLILNKTEYTTKHRLWEGA, encoded by the coding sequence ATGTTAATTCAAACGAAATATCATGGGGAAGTAACAATTGATGAAGCGCACAAAATCACCTTTGAACATGGGATTCCAGGATTTATAGAAGAAAAGAACTTTATCTTGCTTCCGCTTGAAGAAGGCTCTTCATTCTTTATCCTTCAATCCATTCAATCTCAAAACACTGCATTTGTCGTCACTAGTCCCTTTTTCTTTTTCAAAGACTATGAATTTGATTTGGATAAATCATCAAAAGAATTATTAATGATAGAATCTCCAAATGATGTCGAAGTGTATGTTATTTTAACAGTCAGTGATCCATTTACGAACTCAACAGCGAATTTACAAGGTCCGTTGATTTTAAATAAAGGAAAAAGATTGGGCAAGCAGCTTATCCTTAACAAGACAGAATATACAACTAAACATCGTCTATGGGAGGGAGCATAA
- the csrA gene encoding carbon storage regulator CsrA yields the protein MLVLTRKTGEAIQIGDDIEITVISIAGDQVKIGISAPENVDIHRKEIYISIQEENNKAAEVSLDMLAQLKNRKP from the coding sequence ATGCTTGTTTTAACTAGGAAAACTGGAGAAGCGATTCAAATTGGCGATGATATTGAGATCACGGTAATCTCTATCGCTGGCGACCAAGTGAAAATCGGTATTAGCGCTCCTGAAAATGTAGATATCCATCGCAAAGAAATTTACATCTCAATTCAAGAAGAAAACAATAAGGCAGCAGAAGTATCTCTAGATATGCTTGCTCAAT